In Acidimicrobiales bacterium, a single genomic region encodes these proteins:
- a CDS encoding Ig-like domain-containing protein has translation MSPPDAATGVAPDTPVSLTTANGRLSTVQVTDAAGRLLHGTSSPDGRSWSSIGSPLAPDTTYTLVATVVDPSGRTQHRETSFTTLHPLGTLTDDIEPSQGKVGVGSPIVVKFNHPVGNKAAVQRALGVQASIPVVGAWHWLSAKEVHYRPQSYWPTGEQATVLSNLGGVDAGNGIWGVGSRSVSFTVGGSHISTVDIANHTMTVMDSGKVVKTFKDSAGRDKYPTMGGVHLVLGKEPDVVMDSQSVGIPRNSPDGYYEHVFQDVNISDGGEFVHSAPWSVGAQGNSNGSHGCVNLAPSDAAWFYDFSQPGDVVTIVNSPRAPEPGDHGTADWNTPWSQWVAGGAQPV, from the coding sequence ATGAGCCCCCCCGACGCAGCGACCGGCGTCGCCCCCGACACACCGGTCTCTCTCACTACGGCGAACGGTCGACTTAGCACTGTTCAGGTCACTGACGCAGCGGGCCGCCTCCTCCACGGCACCTCCAGCCCTGATGGCCGCTCGTGGTCCTCCATTGGCAGTCCGCTCGCACCTGACACGACCTACACGCTGGTCGCGACCGTGGTCGACCCCTCGGGACGTACCCAACACCGCGAAACATCGTTCACAACACTTCACCCCCTGGGCACCCTCACTGACGACATCGAGCCCTCCCAGGGCAAGGTGGGCGTAGGCAGTCCCATCGTGGTCAAGTTCAACCACCCTGTGGGGAACAAGGCCGCCGTGCAGCGGGCGCTCGGTGTTCAAGCATCGATTCCGGTGGTCGGAGCGTGGCATTGGTTGAGCGCCAAGGAGGTCCACTACCGGCCGCAGAGCTACTGGCCGACGGGTGAGCAGGCCACCGTCCTCTCCAACCTGGGCGGCGTGGACGCCGGCAACGGTATCTGGGGCGTGGGCAGTCGCTCAGTGAGCTTCACCGTCGGTGGCTCCCACATCAGCACCGTGGACATCGCAAACCACACCATGACAGTGATGGACAGTGGCAAGGTCGTGAAGACGTTCAAGGACAGCGCCGGGAGGGACAAGTACCCGACGATGGGCGGCGTGCACCTCGTACTGGGAAAGGAGCCGGATGTGGTCATGGACTCGCAGTCGGTCGGAATCCCGCGCAATTCACCCGACGGTTACTACGAGCACGTGTTCCAGGACGTCAACATCAGCGATGGAGGGGAGTTCGTGCACTCAGCCCCCTGGTCGGTTGGCGCCCAGGGGAACAGCAACGGGTCCCATGGCTGTGTGAATCTCGCCCCGAGTGATGCCGCGTGGTTCTACGACTTCAGCCAACCGGGCGACGTCGTGACCATCGTCAACTCACCGAGGGCTCCCGAGCCGGGTGACCATGGCACCGCGGACTGGAACACGCCCTGGTCCCAGTGGGTCGCAGGAGGCGCTCAGCCAGTGTGA
- a CDS encoding FAD-dependent oxidoreductase has translation MSTADPEVLAETPDVYGAFPRLSGQQIRLIERHSERRRIREGDVLFREGDETCDFFVILEGKVALTEGPSGDGRILGVHGPGRFLGELSLLTGQVVFLTAVACEPGEVLVVPVRRLRELVAQDPTIGDVILRAFIARRSELIGLGTGFKIVGSRYSPETRRLREFAARNLLPHRWIDLEEDEQAEALLRDLGVAPEETPVVIWRDQVLHDPSTATLAAAIGLPMHLPSDAVSDLVVIGAGPAGLTAAVYAASEGLTTLVLDSIATGGQAGTSPRIENYLGFPSGIPGAELAERATIQAEKFGARISVPAEAASLERRGADYLVRLKEGQEILARAVVVATGARYRKLDVPGLAELEGTSVYYSATELEARRCRGNPVAVVGGGNSAGQATLFLARHSQPVHLLVRGGDLAKDMSRYLADRLERTPGVEILLHSEVREVIGHALLEALTVVDNRTGGSRKLEASALFVFIGAEPNSNWLSEALALDDHGFVLTGGAAAQAAGYTEPGAPYGWPSLLETSLPGVFAVGDVRSGSVKRVAAGVGDASMAVLFVHRFLEGLGSLAV, from the coding sequence GTGAGCACGGCTGATCCTGAGGTCCTCGCCGAGACGCCCGATGTCTATGGAGCGTTCCCCAGGTTGAGCGGTCAACAGATCCGCCTGATCGAACGGCATAGTGAACGGCGACGAATTCGCGAAGGCGACGTCCTCTTCCGGGAGGGCGATGAGACCTGCGACTTCTTCGTGATCCTCGAGGGAAAGGTGGCCCTGACGGAGGGCCCCTCTGGCGATGGGCGCATCCTCGGCGTCCACGGTCCGGGCCGCTTCCTGGGCGAGCTGAGCCTGCTCACCGGCCAAGTTGTCTTCCTGACAGCGGTGGCGTGCGAGCCTGGCGAGGTTCTCGTGGTGCCGGTGCGCCGTCTTCGGGAGTTGGTGGCGCAGGACCCCACGATCGGGGACGTGATACTCCGCGCCTTCATTGCGCGTCGCTCGGAGCTGATTGGACTCGGGACCGGGTTCAAGATCGTCGGATCCCGCTATTCGCCCGAGACGAGACGGCTGCGTGAGTTCGCTGCTCGAAATCTCCTGCCCCACAGGTGGATCGACCTCGAGGAAGACGAGCAGGCGGAGGCTCTGCTCCGTGACCTCGGTGTCGCGCCCGAAGAGACTCCCGTCGTCATCTGGCGTGACCAGGTGCTGCACGACCCGAGCACGGCGACTCTCGCGGCCGCGATCGGTCTGCCAATGCACCTCCCCAGTGATGCCGTCTCCGACCTCGTCGTGATCGGAGCGGGCCCGGCGGGACTCACGGCGGCCGTCTACGCCGCATCGGAAGGTCTCACGACTCTGGTGCTCGACTCGATCGCCACGGGCGGACAGGCGGGCACCTCCCCCCGGATTGAGAACTACCTGGGCTTCCCTTCAGGCATACCGGGTGCGGAGCTTGCCGAGAGAGCGACGATCCAGGCCGAGAAGTTCGGGGCCAGAATCAGCGTACCGGCGGAGGCGGCCAGCCTCGAGCGAAGGGGCGCCGACTACCTCGTCCGCCTCAAGGAAGGCCAGGAGATCCTCGCTCGCGCCGTCGTCGTCGCCACCGGGGCGCGCTATCGCAAGCTGGACGTGCCTGGTCTGGCCGAGCTGGAAGGGACCAGCGTCTACTACTCGGCCACGGAGCTGGAAGCGCGGCGGTGCCGAGGCAATCCGGTGGCCGTAGTGGGAGGCGGCAACTCAGCGGGCCAGGCGACCCTCTTCCTGGCCAGGCATTCGCAGCCCGTCCACCTGTTGGTCCGCGGGGGCGACCTCGCCAAGGACATGTCCCGGTACCTCGCCGACCGCCTCGAACGGACCCCGGGCGTGGAGATCCTCCTTCACTCCGAGGTGCGGGAGGTCATCGGACACGCGCTCCTCGAGGCGCTCACCGTCGTCGACAACAGAACAGGAGGGTCCCGCAAGCTCGAGGCATCTGCTCTCTTCGTGTTCATCGGCGCGGAGCCCAACTCCAATTGGCTCAGTGAAGCTCTGGCTCTCGACGATCACGGCTTCGTCCTCACGGGAGGCGCTGCCGCTCAGGCAGCTGGCTATACGGAGCCAGGCGCCCCTTATGGCTGGCCATCGCTACTCGAGACCAGCTTGCCTGGGGTCTTCGCCGTGGGTGACGTCCGAAGTGGCTCAGTGAAACGGGTAGCTGCGGGCGTCGGGGACGCTTCCATGGCTGTGCTCTTCGTCCATAGGTTCCTGGAAGGTCTCGGGAGTTTGGCTGTATAG
- a CDS encoding PrsW family intramembrane metalloprotease, with translation MAETRLGRHTWVLVLTIGVALFVADQQTLVATGDPNFVPSVILLGAVVVPAAFVAFVYGRRLPYDVPVGIVVSTAVLGGVIGTIVAGVLEFGTLRDLGVLPLLAVGVIEEAAKLIVPLGVLLLFRYRRPADGIAVGVASGAGFAALETMGYAFVALIRTHGDVSAVANLLVLRGLLSPASHMAWTGITAAALWSAAATGWSSRSVRRFVAIFVTVALLHALWDGLTNLAGYAVIAGVSIGLLAWITHRAAHGENVLDRGDPRRTALSTRQPR, from the coding sequence ATGGCTGAGACGCGGCTTGGTCGGCACACCTGGGTCCTGGTGCTCACCATTGGTGTGGCCCTCTTCGTCGCAGACCAGCAGACCCTCGTCGCCACAGGCGACCCGAACTTCGTCCCGTCCGTCATTCTGCTTGGGGCTGTCGTGGTACCCGCGGCATTCGTGGCGTTCGTTTACGGCCGGCGCCTGCCTTACGACGTGCCGGTCGGCATCGTCGTCAGCACGGCGGTGCTGGGCGGCGTGATTGGCACGATCGTCGCAGGCGTCCTGGAGTTCGGCACCTTACGCGACCTTGGAGTCCTCCCTTTGCTGGCCGTCGGAGTCATCGAGGAGGCCGCCAAGCTGATCGTGCCATTGGGAGTGCTCCTGCTGTTTCGTTATCGACGACCCGCCGACGGGATCGCCGTCGGAGTGGCGTCGGGGGCCGGATTCGCGGCACTCGAGACGATGGGATACGCCTTCGTGGCACTCATACGTACTCACGGAGACGTGTCGGCTGTGGCGAATCTGCTGGTTCTCCGCGGTCTGCTCAGCCCCGCCAGTCACATGGCCTGGACGGGTATCACAGCCGCAGCCCTCTGGTCTGCAGCCGCCACAGGCTGGTCGTCACGCAGCGTGCGCCGCTTCGTCGCCATCTTCGTGACCGTGGCCCTGCTGCACGCCTTGTGGGATGGGCTGACGAACCTGGCGGGCTATGCCGTCATTGCCGGGGTGAGCATTGGTCTCCTGGCCTGGATCACTCACAGGGCTGCGCATGGCGAGAACGTCCTGGATCGCGGGGATCCGCGACGCACAGCCCTCTCCACCAGGCAGCCGCGATGA
- a CDS encoding adenylate kinase has translation MIRLLMLAPPGGGKTTQGRRLSDHFKVPHISTGELLREHVHRSTPIGTAARPFIEKGDLVPDELALAVVRQRICEPSLLRAFVLDGFPRTLNEATVAYSLATENRITFSAVIHLIVSDAEVMRRLLARGRESSRDDDREDTVLHRLERYRNETAPLLDFYRGRGLLVEVDGEGPVVEVTERAELALADRHLTPPTS, from the coding sequence ATGATCCGGCTTCTCATGCTCGCTCCGCCTGGAGGCGGAAAGACAACTCAGGGGCGTCGGCTGTCAGATCACTTCAAGGTTCCCCACATCTCGACTGGCGAGCTCCTGCGAGAGCACGTGCACCGCTCGACTCCCATCGGGACAGCGGCCCGACCGTTTATCGAGAAGGGTGATCTCGTTCCCGATGAGCTTGCGCTGGCAGTGGTGCGGCAGCGCATCTGTGAGCCATCTCTCCTTCGGGCATTCGTGCTCGACGGTTTTCCGCGGACTCTGAACGAGGCGACTGTCGCCTATAGTCTCGCCACCGAAAACAGAATCACCTTCTCCGCAGTTATCCATCTGATCGTCTCTGACGCTGAGGTCATGCGGCGACTGCTAGCGCGGGGCCGCGAGTCCAGTCGTGATGACGATAGGGAGGACACAGTTCTTCACCGCCTGGAGAGGTACCGGAACGAGACCGCCCCGTTGTTGGATTTCTACCGGGGCCGCGGGCTCCTCGTTGAGGTCGATGGCGAAGGACCCGTTGTCGAGGTGACGGAGCGAGCAGAGCTCGCCTTGGCCGATCGTCACCTCACGCCACCCACCAGCTGA